In one Streptomyces sp. NBC_01288 genomic region, the following are encoded:
- a CDS encoding TetR/AcrR family transcriptional regulator — protein sequence MREELGTPQRSDAQRNRERILEVALAELTLAADVPLSTIARKAGVGQGTFYRNFPNREALLLEIYRHEMQQVADAAAPLLETGAPDRALREWMDRLARFARAKVGLAGALRQAAGASGTPARPGHGAVTEAVALLLRANDEAGTIRPGVTPDDFFLAIAGLWQIEPHGDWQGRAERLLDLVMDGLRTGAPGR from the coding sequence GTGCGCGAGGAGTTGGGCACGCCCCAGCGCTCGGACGCCCAGCGGAACCGCGAGCGCATCCTCGAAGTGGCGCTCGCCGAGCTGACGCTCGCGGCGGACGTCCCGCTGAGCACGATCGCCCGGAAGGCCGGTGTCGGACAGGGCACGTTCTACCGCAACTTCCCCAACCGCGAAGCCCTCCTGCTGGAGATCTACCGCCACGAGATGCAGCAGGTCGCCGACGCGGCGGCCCCGTTGCTGGAGACGGGCGCGCCGGACCGGGCGCTGCGGGAGTGGATGGACCGCCTCGCCCGGTTCGCCAGGGCCAAGGTCGGCCTGGCCGGGGCGCTGCGGCAGGCGGCCGGAGCGTCCGGCACCCCGGCCAGGCCTGGGCACGGCGCGGTGACGGAGGCCGTCGCGCTCCTCCTGCGGGCGAACGACGAGGCCGGCACCATCCGCCCGGGCGTCACCCCCGACGACTTCTTTCTCGCCATCGCGGGCCTGTGGCAGATCGAACCGCACGGCGACTGGCAGGGGCGCGCCGAACGGCTCCTGGACCTGGTCATGGACGGACTGCGGACGGGAGCGCCCGGACGCTGA